In the genome of Drosophila yakuba strain Tai18E2 chromosome 3R, Prin_Dyak_Tai18E2_2.1, whole genome shotgun sequence, one region contains:
- the LOC26535351 gene encoding LOW QUALITY PROTEIN: uncharacterized protein LOC26535351 (The sequence of the model RefSeq protein was modified relative to this genomic sequence to represent the inferred CDS: deleted 1 base in 1 codon): MTFGHFMSMTAIVSGFRESLNSSHCTSQSTNAAALRVSWPKS; this comes from the exons ATGACATTTGGGCATTTTATGAGCATGACCGCCATTGTTTCTGGCTTTCGGGAATCGCTTAACTCTTCG CATTGTACTAGTCAAAGTACCAATGCCGCCGCACTGAGAGTCTCTTGGCCGAAATCGtaa